The following coding sequences are from one Belonocnema kinseyi isolate 2016_QV_RU_SX_M_011 unplaced genomic scaffold, B_treatae_v1 SchBZDm_1095;HRSCAF=1224, whole genome shotgun sequence window:
- the LOC117182497 gene encoding zinc finger BED domain-containing protein 4-like has protein sequence MSEKDNVAWSLLECIEKHGDCLKIKCNVFNKEFIVSRKGYENAICPTNFVFSRLIIELHYAIGEMIAVDNEPISFVEKAGFERLMSKTSPHYKVPCRKYFTETILPDMYSRVKEVVKTMLSTAKWMSLTSDVWTCKETRYSFISLTAHWIGDNFERKSAALSIKVFPGRHTGEAVSEKLTELLSFWDIDKIKVHLLMRDNGGNMKKGCRLCDIASESCTIHTLQLVIKGAIKSDKGVGILLKKCRKIATHIHKSSPSSSALAQIQVDLNIPIKK, from the coding sequence atgAGTGAAAAAGACAATGTGGCGTGGAGTTTGTTGGAGTGTATTGAAAAGCACGGAGATTGCTTAAAAATCAAGTGTAACGTATTTAACAAGGAGTTTATTGTGTCGCGAAAGGGTTACGAAAATGCAATTTGTCCAACAAATTTTGTCTTCAGCCGTTTAATAATAGAACTTCACTATGCTATTGGAGAAATGATAGCAGTAGATAATGAGCCTATTTCTTTTGTCGAAAAAGCCGGGTTTGAAAGGTTAATGTCTAAAACTTCACCACATTATAAAGTTCCATGCCGAAAATACTTCACAGAGACCATTCTACCTGACATGTACAGCAGAGTGAAAGAAGTTGTAAAAACAATGTTATCTACAGCGAAGTGGATGTCGTTAACGTCTGATGTGTGGACTTGTAAAGAAACACGTTACAGTTTCATTAGTTTAACTGCTCACTGGATAGGCgataattttgagagaaaaagtGCTGCACTAAGTATCAAAGTATTTCCTGGCAGACATACGGGAGAAGCAGTATCCGAAAAATTAACAGAACTATTGTCATTTTGGGATATCGATAAAATCAAAGTACATTTGCTAATGCGAGATAATGGTGGCAATATGAAGAAAGGGTGCAGATTATGTGACATTGCTAGTGAATCCTGTACTATTCATACTTTACAGTTGGTTATTAAAGGTGCAATTAAATCTGATAAGGGAGTAGGAATATTGttgaaaaagtgtagaaaaattgCTACTCATATTCACAAATCTTCGCCTTCGAGCAGTGCTTTGGCTCAAATTCAAGTAGATTTAAACATACcaataaaaaagtga